One window of Magallana gigas chromosome 2, xbMagGiga1.1, whole genome shotgun sequence genomic DNA carries:
- the LOC136272638 gene encoding putative nuclease HARBI1 — MLVQILAIFVRIQAPFEDEAVYVKRKGFHSINVQAICDHGGKFINIDAQWPGSTHDSHVFRTSEVCTFLEENHRGVEHGYPIGDSGYACSRFSITPYLHPANLSEEAFNTAHCRTRNAVERVFGWWKRRFHVLHSEIKMKPAKVCKIIGACAILHNIAISLKEEMDDEDEEDVNAAVHLAYRGPEDGRAIRNFITRTNF, encoded by the exons atgctaGTTCAAATATTAGCTATATTTGTCCGAATACAAGCACCTTTTGAAGATGAGGCCGTGTATGTGAAGAGGAAGGGGTTTCATTCCATCAATGTACAGGCCATTTGTGACCATGGAG GGAAATTCATTAACATTGATGCTCAGTGGCCTGGCAGTACCCACGATAGTCACGTATTTCGGACATCTGAGGTGTGTACCTTCTTGGAAGAAAACCACCGTGGTGTCGAACATGGCTACCCTATTGGTGATAGTGGCTATGCTTGTTCTAGGTTTTCAATTACACCCTATCTACATCCTGCAAACCTGTCAGAGGAAGCATTTAATACGGCTCATTGCCGTACACGCAACGCTGTAGAGAGAGTCTTTGGTTGGTGGAAAAGAAGGTTCCACGTCTTGCATAGCGAAATCAAGATGAAGCCTGCAAAAGTCTGTAAAATAATTGGTGCCTGTGCCATTCTGCACAACATCGCCATATCTCTTAAGGAAGAGATGGATGATGAGGACGAAGAAGACGTCAACGCCGCTGTTCATTTGGCTTATCGGGGACCTGAGGACGGAAGAGCAATCAGGAACTTTATAACCAGGACCAACTTCTAA